Proteins from one Juglans microcarpa x Juglans regia isolate MS1-56 chromosome 6S, Jm3101_v1.0, whole genome shotgun sequence genomic window:
- the LOC121237084 gene encoding uncharacterized protein LOC121237084: protein MSFTSTTTSLPRIAGLCSKLGESPVRKKNRFCSHGGVRVATRCVRASSERSGERIDGTIEGGGDGPAGRFTSPAMEVTTFDMSFGEAEIPVWEKIGAVVRLGYGIGIYGAMALAGRFICSMSGIDSMGGFHPSLDAILQGLGYAAPPIMALLFILDDEVVKLSPHARAIRDVEDEELWNFFYGMSSWQFIMIVAASSVGEELFYRAAVQGALADIFLRGTDLVADARGMASLTGVLPPFVPFAQAFAAVVTACLTGSLYYAAASPKDPTYVVAPVLQSRSGREDLKKLFSAWYQKRQMKKIYSPLLEGLLALYLGFEWIQTNNILAPIITHGIYSAVILGHGLWKIHDHRRRLRQRIHNLKLEGKNSNKL from the exons ATGTCGTTCACTTCAACGACGACGTCGTTGCCCAGAATAGCCGGGCTTTGCTCGAAGCTCGGCGAGTCTCCGGTGAGAAAGAAGAATAGGTTCTGCTCCCACGGAGGAGTACGGGTCGCCACACGGTGCGTTAGGGCCTCTTCGGAGCGGAGTGGCGAGCGGATTGATGGGACAATAGAGGGAGGGGGGGATGGGCCAGCAGGAAGGTTCACGAGCCCGGCCATGGAGGTGACCACATTTGATATGAGCTTCGGCGAGGCCGAGATCCCCGTTTGGGAGAAGATTGGCGCCGTCGTCAGGCTAGGTTACGGAATCG GCATATATGGTGCAATGGCTCTAGCAGGAAGGTTCATATGCTCAATGAGCGGAATCGATTCTATGGGAGGTTTCCATCCATCATTAGATGCCATACTACAAGGACTTGGATATGCTGCTCCTCCAATCATGGCCCTTCTGTTTATACTAGAT GATGAAGTTGTGAAGTTGTCACCCCATGCTCGTGCAATCAGAGATGTGGAGGATGAGGAGCTATGGAACTTTTTCTATGGAATGTCATCTTGGCAG TTTATAATGATTGTTGCTGCAAGCTCAGTGGGAGAGGAGCTTTTTTACAGGGCTGCAGTTCAA GGAGCATTGGCTGATATATTTCTAAGGGGCACCGATCTTGTAGCTGATGCTCGAGGAATGGCATCTCTG ACTGGGGTGCTACCTCCTTTTGTTCCATTTGCTCAGGCGTTTGCAGCTGTGGTTACAGCTTGCCTTACAGGTTCTCTCTATTATGCAGCTGCTTCCCCTAAAG atCCTACGTATGTTGTTGCTCCAGTTTTGCAGTCTCGTTCTGGTCGTGAAGATCTGAAAAAGCTCTTTTCAG CATGGTATCAGAAGAGGCAAATGAAAAAGATATATTCTCCCCTCCTGGAAGGACTTTTGGCACTTTACCTTGGTTTTGAATGGATCCAG ACAAATAACATTCTTGCTCCCATTATCACCCATGGCATATACTCTGCCGTTATATTGGGACATGGCCTTTGGAAAATACACGACCACCGCCGAAGACTACGCCAAAGAATCCACAACCTTAAATTAGAAGGAAAGAACTCAAATAAGTTATGA
- the LOC121237085 gene encoding uncharacterized protein LOC121237085 isoform X2 translates to MRKVKYRTLRELYNATEEKVVEPTKGSSCTDQFDTHFTSSTFQMGEESRTGNLSGKAEEWRTCNASTTPCLARMHLEQVLSPIKADLFSDETCNRRAACGSSPSDADLLSPSSNSGCNGKKLTSSEISNVFGSYWPRDSFSKDIGLKATSRSTNVSENIDMLLKANTCPTYKGKHGFQREKIINPQIYTNKLQKQKEISSLRDFYASANLIKGELSDHPEEHVESSLKEVATFRISGQMQDVDSHAESMINGSAMNDRNPAVKVVLCSDLKDHVEKSSAVAEEPNIQEPPLQSQLVDYNDNSLTFQDKVKVCDICGDTGREELLAICSKCSDGAEHIYCMHVMLDKVPEAGWKCEECMLDSKLKSQPSKDVDQKWKLVCNTASKGQRKEGVSRKLCNPISFENDIIHSSNAAYAMVKRLCPGYSHAENLKRSGHTTECKSTQGKHASEFHPTVSSLVADSGISSSSVKEIASRSENFSSGSNYHDLEAIQGHEQSYNSLNPFGHLAQQGLIYSVGRDDVSQLPIVPQLHCIWQGGFQICRNGRLPSSCSGVQAHLSTRASPEVFDVVFKLPQKVILEEVPRLSTWPTQFSENLATEDNIALYFFAKDPVSYERNYKSLLECMINNDLALKGNLDGVELLIFSSNFLPEKSWRWNKLYFLWGVFRGRSVCRSRDLQNSQRIQERDTKKQETDLKPYFQERGEHNVDQERECKRIKSCYSMPSGERLPPVTNGYVPTFSIENLKWGGVNDMSASSAESQIQPSDGEDQSEPGVLDLELRLGAKNKSKKQVAMPSFLGIMGNKTDEDKHSELLTNNNTKVYDEVSTSLSLSLPFSNKEQV, encoded by the exons GGATCATCGTGCACCGACCAATTTGATACGCATTTCACAAGCAGTACATTCCAAATGGGAGAAGAATCCAGGACAGGCAATTTGTCTGGAAAGGCCGAAGAATGGCGTACATGCAATGCGTCTACCACCCCATGCTTAGCACGAATGCATCTTGAACAAGTGTTATCACCAATAAAGGCTGATTTGTTTTCAGATGAAACCTGTAATAGGAGGGCAGCTTGTGGGAGCTCTCCTAGTGATGCTGATCTGTTATCGCCTTCGTCGAATAGTGGATGCAATGGAAAAAAGCTCACAAGCAGTGAGATCAGTAATGTTTTTGGCTCATATTGGCCTCGTGATTCGTTCTCTAAAGATATAGGACTCAAAGCTACTTCAAGATCCACCAATGTTTCAGAAAACATCGATATGCTTTTAAAAGCAAACACCTGCCCTACTTACAAGGGAAAACATGGTTTTCAAAGAGAGAAGATAATTAATCCTCAAATCTACACAAATAAGCTTCAGAAACAGAAAGAAATTTCTTCGTTAAGAGATTTCTATGCCTCTGCTAACTTGATTAAG GGAGAGCTTTCTGACCACCCAGAGGAACATGTGGAATCATCATTAAAAGAAGTTGCAACCTTCAGGATTAGTGGTCAGATGCAAGATGTGGATAGCCATGCTGAATCTATGATAAATGGTTCTGCAATGAATGATAGAAATCCAGCGGTTAAAGTTGTGTTATGTTCAGATCTAAAGGATCATGTTGAGAAGTCTAGCGCAGTGGCTGAGGAGCCCAATATTCAGGAACCTCCTTTGCAATCCCAGCTTGTTGACTATAATGATAATTCGCTTACATTCCAGGATAAA GTTAAAGTTTGTGATATCTGTGGGGATACCGGACGGGAAGAGTTGCTTGCTATTTGTAGCAAATGCAGTGATGGGGCAGAACACAT CTATTGCATGCATGTTATGCTGGACAAAGTTCCTGAAGCCGGTTGGAAATGTGAAGAATGCATGCTTG ACTCGAAACTGAAAAGCCAACCTTCAAAAGACGTTGACCAAAAGTGGAAATTGGTGTGCAATACTGCTTCTAAGGGCCAGAGGAAGGAAGGAGTTTCCAGAAAACTGTGTAATCCtatatcttttgaaaatgatatcATCCACAGTTCAAATGCTGCCTATGCTATGGTTAAAAGGCTATGTCCTGGCTATTCTCATGCCGAGAATTTGAAGAGATCAGGCCATACAACAGAATGCAAGTCAACACAAGGGAAGCATGCATCTGAGTTTCATCCTACAGTTAGTTCACTGGTAGCTGATTCTGGTATCTCATCATCGAGTGTAAAAGAAATTGCATCTCGTAGTGAAAATTTCTCATCCGGATCCAACTATCATGACCTCGAGGCCATCCAGGGTCATGAACAATCATATAACTCATTGAACCCATTCGGTCATCTGGCTCAGCAAGGTTTAATATATTCAGTTGGTCGTGATGATGTGAGCCAGCTTCCTATTGTTCCACAGCTTCATTGCATATGGCA AGGCGGATTTCAAATATGTAGAAATGGAAGGCTTCCAAGTTCTTGTAGCGGGGTCCAAGCACACTTATCAACTCGTGCTTCACCTGAAGTGTTTGATGTAGTTTTCAAGCTGCCTCAAAAGGTTATATTGGAGGAAGTACCTCGCCTGAGCACTTGGCCAACTCAGTTCTCTGAAAATCTTGCCACAGAAGATAATATTGCGCTCTACTTTTTTGCAAAAGACCCTGTGAG CTATGAAAGAAACTACAAGAGCCTGCTAGAATGCATGATTAACAATGACTTGGCCCTCAAAGGAAATTTGGACGGAGTTGAACTATTAATTTTCTCATCTAATTTTCTCCCTGAAAAGTCTTGGC GCtggaataaattatattttttgtggggTGTATTTCGAGGAAGAAGTGTATGCCGCTCACGAGATCTGCAGAATTCCCAGAGG atacaagaaaGAGACACTAAGAAGCAGGAAACGGATCTCAAACCTTATTTCCAAGAGAGGGGAGAACATAATGTTGATCAAGAACGTGAATGTAAGAGGATCAAGAGTTGTTACAGCATGCCTAGTGGTGAAAGACTTCCACCTGTTACAAATGGCTATGTTCCTACCTTTTCCATTGAGAATCTCAAATGGGGTGGAGTCAATGACATGTCTGCATCTTCAGCAGAGAGCCAAATACAGCCAAGTGATGGGGAGGATCAGTCGGAACCTGGGGTTCTAGATCTTGAGCTTCGTTTGGGAGCCAAAAACAAGTCAAAGAAACAGGTAGCCATGCCTTCCTTTCTTGGTATAATGGGCAATAAAACTGACGAAGACAAGCATTCTGAGCTACTGACAAACAACAACACTAAAGTCTATGATGAAGTCTCtacatcactctctctctctttacctTTCTCCAACAAGGAACAAGTGTGA
- the LOC121237085 gene encoding uncharacterized protein LOC121237085 isoform X1 — MRKVKYRTLRELYNATEEKVVEPTKDLQQGSSCTDQFDTHFTSSTFQMGEESRTGNLSGKAEEWRTCNASTTPCLARMHLEQVLSPIKADLFSDETCNRRAACGSSPSDADLLSPSSNSGCNGKKLTSSEISNVFGSYWPRDSFSKDIGLKATSRSTNVSENIDMLLKANTCPTYKGKHGFQREKIINPQIYTNKLQKQKEISSLRDFYASANLIKGELSDHPEEHVESSLKEVATFRISGQMQDVDSHAESMINGSAMNDRNPAVKVVLCSDLKDHVEKSSAVAEEPNIQEPPLQSQLVDYNDNSLTFQDKVKVCDICGDTGREELLAICSKCSDGAEHIYCMHVMLDKVPEAGWKCEECMLDSKLKSQPSKDVDQKWKLVCNTASKGQRKEGVSRKLCNPISFENDIIHSSNAAYAMVKRLCPGYSHAENLKRSGHTTECKSTQGKHASEFHPTVSSLVADSGISSSSVKEIASRSENFSSGSNYHDLEAIQGHEQSYNSLNPFGHLAQQGLIYSVGRDDVSQLPIVPQLHCIWQGGFQICRNGRLPSSCSGVQAHLSTRASPEVFDVVFKLPQKVILEEVPRLSTWPTQFSENLATEDNIALYFFAKDPVSYERNYKSLLECMINNDLALKGNLDGVELLIFSSNFLPEKSWRWNKLYFLWGVFRGRSVCRSRDLQNSQRIQERDTKKQETDLKPYFQERGEHNVDQERECKRIKSCYSMPSGERLPPVTNGYVPTFSIENLKWGGVNDMSASSAESQIQPSDGEDQSEPGVLDLELRLGAKNKSKKQVAMPSFLGIMGNKTDEDKHSELLTNNNTKVYDEVSTSLSLSLPFSNKEQV; from the exons GATTTACAGCAGGGATCATCGTGCACCGACCAATTTGATACGCATTTCACAAGCAGTACATTCCAAATGGGAGAAGAATCCAGGACAGGCAATTTGTCTGGAAAGGCCGAAGAATGGCGTACATGCAATGCGTCTACCACCCCATGCTTAGCACGAATGCATCTTGAACAAGTGTTATCACCAATAAAGGCTGATTTGTTTTCAGATGAAACCTGTAATAGGAGGGCAGCTTGTGGGAGCTCTCCTAGTGATGCTGATCTGTTATCGCCTTCGTCGAATAGTGGATGCAATGGAAAAAAGCTCACAAGCAGTGAGATCAGTAATGTTTTTGGCTCATATTGGCCTCGTGATTCGTTCTCTAAAGATATAGGACTCAAAGCTACTTCAAGATCCACCAATGTTTCAGAAAACATCGATATGCTTTTAAAAGCAAACACCTGCCCTACTTACAAGGGAAAACATGGTTTTCAAAGAGAGAAGATAATTAATCCTCAAATCTACACAAATAAGCTTCAGAAACAGAAAGAAATTTCTTCGTTAAGAGATTTCTATGCCTCTGCTAACTTGATTAAG GGAGAGCTTTCTGACCACCCAGAGGAACATGTGGAATCATCATTAAAAGAAGTTGCAACCTTCAGGATTAGTGGTCAGATGCAAGATGTGGATAGCCATGCTGAATCTATGATAAATGGTTCTGCAATGAATGATAGAAATCCAGCGGTTAAAGTTGTGTTATGTTCAGATCTAAAGGATCATGTTGAGAAGTCTAGCGCAGTGGCTGAGGAGCCCAATATTCAGGAACCTCCTTTGCAATCCCAGCTTGTTGACTATAATGATAATTCGCTTACATTCCAGGATAAA GTTAAAGTTTGTGATATCTGTGGGGATACCGGACGGGAAGAGTTGCTTGCTATTTGTAGCAAATGCAGTGATGGGGCAGAACACAT CTATTGCATGCATGTTATGCTGGACAAAGTTCCTGAAGCCGGTTGGAAATGTGAAGAATGCATGCTTG ACTCGAAACTGAAAAGCCAACCTTCAAAAGACGTTGACCAAAAGTGGAAATTGGTGTGCAATACTGCTTCTAAGGGCCAGAGGAAGGAAGGAGTTTCCAGAAAACTGTGTAATCCtatatcttttgaaaatgatatcATCCACAGTTCAAATGCTGCCTATGCTATGGTTAAAAGGCTATGTCCTGGCTATTCTCATGCCGAGAATTTGAAGAGATCAGGCCATACAACAGAATGCAAGTCAACACAAGGGAAGCATGCATCTGAGTTTCATCCTACAGTTAGTTCACTGGTAGCTGATTCTGGTATCTCATCATCGAGTGTAAAAGAAATTGCATCTCGTAGTGAAAATTTCTCATCCGGATCCAACTATCATGACCTCGAGGCCATCCAGGGTCATGAACAATCATATAACTCATTGAACCCATTCGGTCATCTGGCTCAGCAAGGTTTAATATATTCAGTTGGTCGTGATGATGTGAGCCAGCTTCCTATTGTTCCACAGCTTCATTGCATATGGCA AGGCGGATTTCAAATATGTAGAAATGGAAGGCTTCCAAGTTCTTGTAGCGGGGTCCAAGCACACTTATCAACTCGTGCTTCACCTGAAGTGTTTGATGTAGTTTTCAAGCTGCCTCAAAAGGTTATATTGGAGGAAGTACCTCGCCTGAGCACTTGGCCAACTCAGTTCTCTGAAAATCTTGCCACAGAAGATAATATTGCGCTCTACTTTTTTGCAAAAGACCCTGTGAG CTATGAAAGAAACTACAAGAGCCTGCTAGAATGCATGATTAACAATGACTTGGCCCTCAAAGGAAATTTGGACGGAGTTGAACTATTAATTTTCTCATCTAATTTTCTCCCTGAAAAGTCTTGGC GCtggaataaattatattttttgtggggTGTATTTCGAGGAAGAAGTGTATGCCGCTCACGAGATCTGCAGAATTCCCAGAGG atacaagaaaGAGACACTAAGAAGCAGGAAACGGATCTCAAACCTTATTTCCAAGAGAGGGGAGAACATAATGTTGATCAAGAACGTGAATGTAAGAGGATCAAGAGTTGTTACAGCATGCCTAGTGGTGAAAGACTTCCACCTGTTACAAATGGCTATGTTCCTACCTTTTCCATTGAGAATCTCAAATGGGGTGGAGTCAATGACATGTCTGCATCTTCAGCAGAGAGCCAAATACAGCCAAGTGATGGGGAGGATCAGTCGGAACCTGGGGTTCTAGATCTTGAGCTTCGTTTGGGAGCCAAAAACAAGTCAAAGAAACAGGTAGCCATGCCTTCCTTTCTTGGTATAATGGGCAATAAAACTGACGAAGACAAGCATTCTGAGCTACTGACAAACAACAACACTAAAGTCTATGATGAAGTCTCtacatcactctctctctctttacctTTCTCCAACAAGGAACAAGTGTGA
- the LOC121237085 gene encoding uncharacterized protein LOC121237085 isoform X3 has protein sequence MGEESRTGNLSGKAEEWRTCNASTTPCLARMHLEQVLSPIKADLFSDETCNRRAACGSSPSDADLLSPSSNSGCNGKKLTSSEISNVFGSYWPRDSFSKDIGLKATSRSTNVSENIDMLLKANTCPTYKGKHGFQREKIINPQIYTNKLQKQKEISSLRDFYASANLIKGELSDHPEEHVESSLKEVATFRISGQMQDVDSHAESMINGSAMNDRNPAVKVVLCSDLKDHVEKSSAVAEEPNIQEPPLQSQLVDYNDNSLTFQDKVKVCDICGDTGREELLAICSKCSDGAEHIYCMHVMLDKVPEAGWKCEECMLDSKLKSQPSKDVDQKWKLVCNTASKGQRKEGVSRKLCNPISFENDIIHSSNAAYAMVKRLCPGYSHAENLKRSGHTTECKSTQGKHASEFHPTVSSLVADSGISSSSVKEIASRSENFSSGSNYHDLEAIQGHEQSYNSLNPFGHLAQQGLIYSVGRDDVSQLPIVPQLHCIWQGGFQICRNGRLPSSCSGVQAHLSTRASPEVFDVVFKLPQKVILEEVPRLSTWPTQFSENLATEDNIALYFFAKDPVSYERNYKSLLECMINNDLALKGNLDGVELLIFSSNFLPEKSWRWNKLYFLWGVFRGRSVCRSRDLQNSQRIQERDTKKQETDLKPYFQERGEHNVDQERECKRIKSCYSMPSGERLPPVTNGYVPTFSIENLKWGGVNDMSASSAESQIQPSDGEDQSEPGVLDLELRLGAKNKSKKQVAMPSFLGIMGNKTDEDKHSELLTNNNTKVYDEVSTSLSLSLPFSNKEQV, from the exons ATGGGAGAAGAATCCAGGACAGGCAATTTGTCTGGAAAGGCCGAAGAATGGCGTACATGCAATGCGTCTACCACCCCATGCTTAGCACGAATGCATCTTGAACAAGTGTTATCACCAATAAAGGCTGATTTGTTTTCAGATGAAACCTGTAATAGGAGGGCAGCTTGTGGGAGCTCTCCTAGTGATGCTGATCTGTTATCGCCTTCGTCGAATAGTGGATGCAATGGAAAAAAGCTCACAAGCAGTGAGATCAGTAATGTTTTTGGCTCATATTGGCCTCGTGATTCGTTCTCTAAAGATATAGGACTCAAAGCTACTTCAAGATCCACCAATGTTTCAGAAAACATCGATATGCTTTTAAAAGCAAACACCTGCCCTACTTACAAGGGAAAACATGGTTTTCAAAGAGAGAAGATAATTAATCCTCAAATCTACACAAATAAGCTTCAGAAACAGAAAGAAATTTCTTCGTTAAGAGATTTCTATGCCTCTGCTAACTTGATTAAG GGAGAGCTTTCTGACCACCCAGAGGAACATGTGGAATCATCATTAAAAGAAGTTGCAACCTTCAGGATTAGTGGTCAGATGCAAGATGTGGATAGCCATGCTGAATCTATGATAAATGGTTCTGCAATGAATGATAGAAATCCAGCGGTTAAAGTTGTGTTATGTTCAGATCTAAAGGATCATGTTGAGAAGTCTAGCGCAGTGGCTGAGGAGCCCAATATTCAGGAACCTCCTTTGCAATCCCAGCTTGTTGACTATAATGATAATTCGCTTACATTCCAGGATAAA GTTAAAGTTTGTGATATCTGTGGGGATACCGGACGGGAAGAGTTGCTTGCTATTTGTAGCAAATGCAGTGATGGGGCAGAACACAT CTATTGCATGCATGTTATGCTGGACAAAGTTCCTGAAGCCGGTTGGAAATGTGAAGAATGCATGCTTG ACTCGAAACTGAAAAGCCAACCTTCAAAAGACGTTGACCAAAAGTGGAAATTGGTGTGCAATACTGCTTCTAAGGGCCAGAGGAAGGAAGGAGTTTCCAGAAAACTGTGTAATCCtatatcttttgaaaatgatatcATCCACAGTTCAAATGCTGCCTATGCTATGGTTAAAAGGCTATGTCCTGGCTATTCTCATGCCGAGAATTTGAAGAGATCAGGCCATACAACAGAATGCAAGTCAACACAAGGGAAGCATGCATCTGAGTTTCATCCTACAGTTAGTTCACTGGTAGCTGATTCTGGTATCTCATCATCGAGTGTAAAAGAAATTGCATCTCGTAGTGAAAATTTCTCATCCGGATCCAACTATCATGACCTCGAGGCCATCCAGGGTCATGAACAATCATATAACTCATTGAACCCATTCGGTCATCTGGCTCAGCAAGGTTTAATATATTCAGTTGGTCGTGATGATGTGAGCCAGCTTCCTATTGTTCCACAGCTTCATTGCATATGGCA AGGCGGATTTCAAATATGTAGAAATGGAAGGCTTCCAAGTTCTTGTAGCGGGGTCCAAGCACACTTATCAACTCGTGCTTCACCTGAAGTGTTTGATGTAGTTTTCAAGCTGCCTCAAAAGGTTATATTGGAGGAAGTACCTCGCCTGAGCACTTGGCCAACTCAGTTCTCTGAAAATCTTGCCACAGAAGATAATATTGCGCTCTACTTTTTTGCAAAAGACCCTGTGAG CTATGAAAGAAACTACAAGAGCCTGCTAGAATGCATGATTAACAATGACTTGGCCCTCAAAGGAAATTTGGACGGAGTTGAACTATTAATTTTCTCATCTAATTTTCTCCCTGAAAAGTCTTGGC GCtggaataaattatattttttgtggggTGTATTTCGAGGAAGAAGTGTATGCCGCTCACGAGATCTGCAGAATTCCCAGAGG atacaagaaaGAGACACTAAGAAGCAGGAAACGGATCTCAAACCTTATTTCCAAGAGAGGGGAGAACATAATGTTGATCAAGAACGTGAATGTAAGAGGATCAAGAGTTGTTACAGCATGCCTAGTGGTGAAAGACTTCCACCTGTTACAAATGGCTATGTTCCTACCTTTTCCATTGAGAATCTCAAATGGGGTGGAGTCAATGACATGTCTGCATCTTCAGCAGAGAGCCAAATACAGCCAAGTGATGGGGAGGATCAGTCGGAACCTGGGGTTCTAGATCTTGAGCTTCGTTTGGGAGCCAAAAACAAGTCAAAGAAACAGGTAGCCATGCCTTCCTTTCTTGGTATAATGGGCAATAAAACTGACGAAGACAAGCATTCTGAGCTACTGACAAACAACAACACTAAAGTCTATGATGAAGTCTCtacatcactctctctctctttacctTTCTCCAACAAGGAACAAGTGTGA